A region from the Natronoarchaeum mannanilyticum genome encodes:
- a CDS encoding DUF7511 domain-containing protein, with amino-acid sequence MSDTAAPAKLGELEHVTVSNDGEPSTCTIFPRNCSEEKLVTHWITAEETSFVALDRWQ; translated from the coding sequence ATGTCCGATACCGCGGCGCCCGCGAAGCTCGGCGAGCTCGAACACGTCACCGTGAGCAACGACGGCGAACCGTCAACGTGCACGATCTTTCCGCGGAACTGCTCGGAGGAGAAGCTGGTGACCCACTGGATCACCGCGGAGGAGACGTCGTTCGTCGCGCTCGACCGCTGGCAGTAG
- a CDS encoding glycosyltransferase family 4 protein, with product MRVALVSLTTTHHRDAPPERRLRRVASSLADRGHDVHVFCARWWSNTDDTREEAGLTYHGVTLDETARQSFLLRAPFAVARADPDIVHAGATFPPAITAASVGATLARTPLLADWYDPEGADGGFLTRRALTAPDRIVTPSRLVRTRLRERGADMERLQVISNSVDFDLIRSTEPADERHVVYARRLDEGANLESLLLGLAELRDFEWSATVIGDGPERENYEQQARDLRIEDRIEFVGELSREDRVAIYRSAHVFVQTARQCKFATELLWALACGCVGIVEYHADSSAHELVEGRERGFRTTSEQELADAIREAGEMEPLAVDEDFSGFDRGAVLDQYLDLYRELRAQYGLL from the coding sequence ATGCGCGTCGCGCTGGTTTCGTTGACGACTACGCACCACCGTGACGCACCCCCGGAACGGCGGCTCCGGCGGGTGGCGTCGTCGCTGGCCGACCGGGGCCACGACGTCCACGTCTTCTGCGCCAGGTGGTGGTCGAACACCGACGACACGCGCGAGGAGGCGGGGCTGACCTACCACGGGGTAACTCTCGACGAGACGGCCCGCCAGTCGTTTCTCCTGCGGGCGCCGTTCGCCGTCGCCCGCGCGGATCCCGACATCGTTCACGCCGGCGCGACGTTTCCGCCGGCGATCACCGCCGCGAGCGTCGGCGCGACGCTGGCCCGGACGCCGCTGCTGGCCGACTGGTACGATCCCGAGGGCGCCGACGGCGGCTTTCTCACCCGGCGCGCGCTGACGGCGCCCGACCGCATCGTCACGCCCTCGCGGCTCGTCCGGACGCGCCTGCGCGAGCGCGGCGCCGACATGGAGCGCCTGCAGGTGATCTCCAACAGCGTCGACTTCGACCTGATCCGCTCGACCGAGCCGGCCGACGAGCGCCACGTCGTGTACGCCCGCCGGCTCGACGAGGGCGCCAACCTGGAGAGCCTGCTGCTCGGCCTCGCGGAACTGCGGGACTTCGAGTGGTCCGCGACCGTAATCGGCGACGGCCCCGAGCGCGAGAACTACGAGCAGCAAGCGCGGGACCTGCGGATCGAGGATCGCATCGAGTTCGTCGGCGAGCTCTCCCGCGAGGACCGCGTCGCGATCTACCGGAGCGCCCACGTGTTCGTCCAGACCGCTCGACAGTGCAAGTTCGCGACCGAGCTGCTGTGGGCGCTGGCGTGTGGCTGCGTCGGTATCGTCGAGTACCACGCCGACTCCAGCGCCCACGAGCTCGTCGAGGGGCGCGAGCGGGGCTTCCGAACGACCAGCGAGCAGGAGCTCGCCGACGCCATCCGCGAGGCCGGCGAGATGGAGCCGCTGGCCGTCGACGAGGACTTCTCGGGGTTCGATCGCGGCGCCGTGCTCGACCAGTATCTGGACCTCTACCGCGAGCTGCGGGCGCAGTACGGGCTGCTGTAA